The segment GAGTTTTGGGTGTGATGGCTCCAGGGTGCTTCTGCACCCTCAGGGCACAGCTGGCTGCACCCAAGGCCAGCTGGGTGCCAGCCCTCTGCTCACCCTAGGTGCTGGGTGGGCAGGGGGAACCCAGGAGGAGTCAGGTCCTGGTGGGGCAAATGGGGGTGCAGGACCACTCGCCCAGctctccccatcacccccacaAAACCTCTTGACTCCTGGCaaccctttttcttctgtgcctcagtttccccttgcACATCACAGGCTTGTACCCCGCATCCTCACAGCACTTTGGCTCTGGAATCCAGCAGGATGGCTCCCTGGGGGGAATTTGGGACCAGGGGGGTGACTCGGGAGCTGCAACCCAAACCCTTTCCCCTCGGGGTCTTGCCGGGCCGGCAGAGCCAGTGCAGGAatgtggggctgggagggtcCTGGACAGGCGGTCCCCCTGCTGGGGTCTCAGAGGACAGTTCGTCCCCTCAGCAGTGGGACGGGGCgagtggagcagagcagcagctccagcccccccGGGACAACACCATGGAGCTGCCACgggtgctgctggcactggCGGGGATGGGCACAGCCACGGGGCTGGGTGACTGGCGGGGGAATGAGGGGCTCGGGGGGGCTGCGAGGCAATTTCCCCGTGGGGCTTTGtgccgggggggggggtggtggtagCTGGGGGGGtcccctgctgctggcaccaaTGCAGGGCTGAGGTCAGGTGCTTGCAGAGCATGAAACCCCCCTgctcacctcccaccccccccagcccttctGCCCTACGTGTCCCGCTTGCCCCCTACGAGTCTGGGTGACTGTCGGGGGAAATGAGGGGCTCGGAGGGGCTGCGGGGCTTCGTGCCGGGGGGGGCGGGGATTAGGCCGGATATAGCTGGGTAGGGGGTCCCCACATCGGTGCCACCCCCCTGCAGCTGGCACCAATGTGGGGCTGAAGGCAGGGGCTTGCAGAGCATGAAACccccctgctcaccccccaCCCTCAGCGCCCCAGCCCTGTTGCCCTATGTGCCCCGCTTGCCCCCCGCGGGTCTTTGTGCCggggaggtggggtggggggcatCAGGCCGGATATAGTTGGAGGGGTCCCACATTGATGCCACCCCCTTGCAGCTGGCACCAATGCAAGGCTGAGGGCAGGGGCTTGCAGAGCATGAAACCTCCCtgctcaccccccaccccccctcagccctgctgccctgcGGGTCCTGCTTGCCCCCGAGGGTCTTGAGGCGGGGGGGAGGTGGCATCAGGCCGGCTATATCTGAGGGGGGGTCCCCACATCGATGCCACCTCCTTGCAGATGGCATGCCTGCAGAGCATGAAACccccctgctcaccccccacactccccccccctcAGCCTTGCTGCCCTACGTGCCCCGCTTGCCCCCCGCGGCACTGCTGGGGAAGGTCACGGCCACCACCTTCGCGCTGGAGAGTCCCCAGTGCGTCTTCGACCGGCACGCCAGCGCCTCCGACACCGTCTGGGTGGTGGTCGCCTTCGCCAACGGTGAGTCCCgtcccccccccaaacccctcacCCCGGCACACGGTCCCTGGCGTGGCGAGGGGACCCTCACacacccaccccccctccctATCTGTTCCCTGCAGTCTCAGCCGCTTTCAGAAACCCCCTGTCCCGGGCTGAGGTGCCCCCCTATGAGCATCTCCCCACCGCCCGCTCCTACATGACGCTGGAGACGGCGGCGGCCGCGTACGCCTGCTCGGCACCGAACCTGGAGGTGCTGCGGGTGGGGGGTGACACGGCGTGTAGGGGTCAGGACCCCTGCAATGgacccctgccctccccagggcCCTACAGGTGAGGTCGATGGGATGGATTCCCTCCCTCAGGTCCCGGCTGGGGGAATTCTCCACCCCAGGTGTGTTCattttccccccaccccagtgTCACTGCTGGTGTCACCCATCCCACAGGGTGAAGTTCCTGGTGATGGGCTGCCGTGGCCCCAAAGCAGAGACGAGGTGGTCAGACCCCATCCTCTTACGGAGAGGTACTGGTGGCACTGCTGTGTCCCCTTCCCAGGACTCTGCCTGGTTAGGGTGCTGGCATCCTCATCCTATGTTCTCACCCCAATACGTGGAGGGGAGCAGTGATTCCCAATCCCTCTGACTTTCCTatccctttcttttccactgtGCCCCCCCACATTCCTCATCCCGTGATGCCCCTGTACCCCACCTCCTTCCAGCCAGCAGCCTGAGTGCCATCAACACCGTGTGCCATGGCAGTGACGTGGTTGTCATCACCTCCATCCTTGTCAGCTTGGGGACCGTGCTGGCTGCTGCCGTGCTCAGCACCCTGGGGTATGGGGTCCCACCctcaggaggggggggggggggaatggggcaggggctggggagggtgaGGGCTGCACCAGGGGGGCTGCATCCATGTGAGCCCCAGGAGAacactccctccccagccccaccagcaaAATGAGATGGTTTTAAGACATGAAAAGACTTGTATTCTTTGGTGGTGGGTGCGGGGGGGCTGGCAGCACCCTGCAGGCCTCACTTGACACCTCTGTTGCTGTCTCTCCCTGCAGTGCCAAGGCGTGGGGGTCCCTGTGCCACCGGGATTCGGGGAGCTTCACCCGCAGGTCCTACAGGACCCACCACATCCCCCCGGTTCTGCCCCAGGCTCTGCCCCCCGGCTGCGGGCAcagccccccagggctgggtttCTTTGCCCCCCAGACCTCCAGCTCCATGTCCTGCTGAGTAAACTCTCCCCGTACatcttcctctgcctcctccttgcCTGGCCGTGGGGTGATGTCCCCACTCCACCCTTCTTGGTGTCACCAGACCCCCTCACTGTGGGGCacacagagctggagctgagcatGGGGGCACCAGGACCCCCAGAAATCACCTGGGACCTCAGCTTGGTGGCACTTGGTGCCACATGGGGGGGGGCACATGCTGGCACTTGGTGGTGTCCAGGGGGAGCATcaccctgggggggggggtcactCTCTGCCCCATTGCCTGGGTGAGGGCTGTCACCCACCCATGCCACAAGCGTGGCAGTTCTCAGCCCGCCTCGCCAGTGGGCGCCAGGGCGTTGCAGATGTTccctgggggggaaaaaaaataaaaaaacttaaaaaaacgAGCCCAACCTGTCGTGCCACGGGCCGTGGTGGCGCAGGAATGTGGGCGGATGGTGGCCGCAGGTAGGTCCCATGGGGACACCCAGCCCGGCTGCCCTCATTCCCGCCTTCGGCATTCCAGCTCCCTCACAATGGTCCCgctgctccttctgctcctggcGACAGCCCACGGGTTCCGTGAGTCCAAAAGCCAACTCGGGCTGggttgtggctgtcccctgcTTGTGGACACCCCCCCAGAGCCTGAGGGTGCAGGACAGCTGATGGCCCCACTTTTCTGAGTGTCACCCCTGGTGTCACCTACCCGGCTCTGCTGGCACAACATCCTCTggggactggggggggggggtgtcctTGCACGGGTGGTGGCacggggggagggaggggggtgtctttgcttcctctttttCATGAAATGCCTTGTATCTGAGCCCAGAatgagggtggggaggggaaagaggagaaggggTCTCACAGCCGGGAGCCCCGGGGTCAGCTCCtttctgtccccatccccacacTGAGACCCTGATCCCGCTGCAGCAGCATGGAGCTGCCTCTCAGGGGCTGCGGTGGGGGTTCCACACCCTCCCCTGCACCTTCCCTTTGGCTTCTCACAGCAGAAACGGTCTCCTATACCCCGGAACTGGCCAAGAAGTTCTTGGAGGGCcagaccaccaccaccacttttGTCCTGGAGCAGCCCCGATGTGCCTTCAAGTTTCAGGAAAACGACATCAACATCAGGATCTGGCTGGTGGTGGCTGCCCCCGAGGGTAGGTGGGGTGCAACCAGGGGGGTGTGCTTAGGGGTCCCCACACCCCCTGGGAGTCCCTCCTCAcctccatcctccctccccGCAGCCGTATCCAACTTCAACAACAGCCTGGAGCCGGGAAGCCCCGAAAGAGCCTTCCAGAATTTCCTTAACGGAACCAATGCCTACATGACCCTCGGCACCACCACAGATCACTACCCCTGCCCCAAGAATCCTCAGGACATCACGGTGCTGCGTGTGGGCAGTGATACCTCCTGTGCTCATGATAAGGACGTGCCCACCTGCAATGGTCCCCTGCCTGGCCCCGGGCCGTACAGGTAAGCCAGATGATGGGGATGTAACCCCCCTCCCCTCGGGGGTCtgcagcagc is part of the Calypte anna isolate BGI_N300 chromosome 19, bCalAnn1_v1.p, whole genome shotgun sequence genome and harbors:
- the LOC115599390 gene encoding uroplakin-3b-like yields the protein MELPRVLLALAGMGTATGLALLPYVPRLPPAALLGKVTATTFALESPQCVFDRHASASDTVWVVVAFANVSAAFRNPLSRAEVPPYEHLPTARSYMTLETAAAAYACSAPNLEVLRVGGDTACRGQDPCNGPLPSPGPYRVKFLVMGCRGPKAETRWSDPILLRRASSLSAINTVCHGSDVVVITSILVSLGTVLAAAVLSTLGAKAWGSLCHRDSGSFTRRSYRTHHIPPVLPQALPPGCGHSPPGLGFFAPQTSSSMSC
- the UPK3BL2 gene encoding uroplakin-3b-like protein 2 isoform X1, with protein sequence MVAAGRSHGDTQPGCPHSRLRHSSSLTMVPLLLLLLATAHGFPETVSYTPELAKKFLEGQTTTTTFVLEQPRCAFKFQENDINIRIWLVVAAPEAVSNFNNSLEPGSPERAFQNFLNGTNAYMTLGTTTDHYPCPKNPQDITVLRVGSDTSCAHDKDVPTCNGPLPGPGPYRVKFLAFNGSEPVKETQWSELITLKKATPFGDIPASDGKHSAGMIALTTILSILFAILLAGLVAMMISGGLDSCGSSSFTKPDMVTVQRYNTHHVYDQPAARL
- the UPK3BL2 gene encoding uroplakin-3b-like protein 2 isoform X2, producing MVAAGRSHGDTQPGCPHSRLRHSSSLTMVPLLLLLLATAHGFQTVSYTPELAKKFLEGQTTTTTFVLEQPRCAFKFQENDINIRIWLVVAAPEAVSNFNNSLEPGSPERAFQNFLNGTNAYMTLGTTTDHYPCPKNPQDITVLRVGSDTSCAHDKDVPTCNGPLPGPGPYRVKFLAFNGSEPVKETQWSELITLKKATPFGDIPASDGKHSAGMIALTTILSILFAILLAGLVAMMISGGLDSCGSSSFTKPDMVTVQRYNTHHVYDQPAARL
- the UPK3BL2 gene encoding uroplakin-3b-like protein 2 isoform X3, which translates into the protein MGTPSPAALIPAFGIPAPSQWSRCSFCSWRQPTGSENDINIRIWLVVAAPEAVSNFNNSLEPGSPERAFQNFLNGTNAYMTLGTTTDHYPCPKNPQDITVLRVGSDTSCAHDKDVPTCNGPLPGPGPYRVKFLAFNGSEPVKETQWSELITLKKATPFGDIPASDGKHSAGMIALTTILSILFAILLAGLVAMMISGGLDSCGSSSFTKPDMVTVQRYNTHHVYDQPAARL